Proteins encoded by one window of bacterium:
- a CDS encoding penicillin acylase family protein produces the protein MPRSLNAAKKYTPKNMELTRKKRIVWGMVIFIGILFTGIVVTVYFLVMGSQPQVKGEVRLNGLMSDVKIIRDSYSVPHIVASNENDLMFAAGYAQAQDRLWQMDFLRRVSEGRLSEVLGSRTLSADKALRTIGFARTAKMISDSLDGRTRTLLQSYADGVNRFIHSNHDNYPIEFVLLGFSPKDWKIENSIGIARLMAWQLSMGWYVDVTYDKMLDSVSFQKTQDILPQFPDDAPVIVKDPPPGFLNSTMPKTVTEGRYEENDFISNPGHRYSGILDEFVSANLFVKELIGSTGFSVGSNNWVVSGARSVSGKPILGNDPHLGHGVPSTWYEMHLIADSWDVTGFALPGSPFIVIGNNRDIAWGVTNVMCDDADFYKEKIKDSMYLIDGRWEKLKWTSEEIAIKDSISIVYSIPFTHRGPVVNGIYDISNDQTDAVSVRWLGHDASGEVTAFWKMNVARNWPEFREASKTYKVPGLNVVYADKDGNIGYQCMSGIPIRRNGNGIAMLDGTTKLNDWYGTVPFESLPYSFNPDAGYLASANNKITGTWTSYFVSNYWEHPSRIKRIDEFLNSKAKFSVEDIQVLQKDFYSFHAKEVVPYILEACKDDSLFIYTGSKDAVNYQYSESYLFLKHWDLNMAHDSRGAAIFNVFFQKLLAHLYKDEIGESLFESFIKLSNVPTRVTTQLLINKSSLWWDDVRTKEIENRDEIIRQSLRDAVDLLSERLGREPGGWTWGKLHSLTFEHPLGKQKPLDYLFNVGTYSMGGNTTTVNNTEYHYSDPQFKILLGASMRRIVSMNDLSHPLTILTLGQSGQPYSNHYSDQTNLWLNGQYKKLTMNIDEIEKTSDALILKAYKE, from the coding sequence TTGCCTCGGTCATTAAACGCCGCAAAGAAATACACGCCTAAAAATATGGAATTGACAAGAAAAAAGCGGATAGTGTGGGGAATGGTGATTTTTATCGGAATCCTCTTTACCGGGATCGTGGTCACCGTCTATTTTCTCGTTATGGGTTCCCAACCGCAAGTTAAAGGCGAAGTACGCCTAAATGGACTCATGTCCGATGTTAAAATTATTCGTGATTCGTATAGCGTTCCGCATATCGTTGCGTCAAACGAGAATGATTTAATGTTTGCAGCAGGGTATGCGCAGGCTCAGGACAGGTTGTGGCAGATGGATTTTCTTCGAAGGGTGTCGGAAGGACGCCTGTCAGAAGTTCTGGGTTCCCGAACTCTTTCAGCAGACAAAGCCCTGCGAACTATTGGATTTGCGCGCACTGCAAAGATGATATCAGACAGTCTTGACGGGCGAACACGCACATTGCTCCAATCTTATGCGGACGGCGTTAACAGGTTCATTCATTCCAATCATGATAATTATCCTATCGAGTTTGTTCTGCTCGGGTTCTCACCAAAAGACTGGAAGATTGAGAACAGTATTGGCATAGCGAGGTTAATGGCGTGGCAATTAAGTATGGGATGGTATGTAGACGTGACATATGACAAGATGCTCGATAGCGTAAGTTTTCAAAAAACGCAGGATATACTACCGCAATTCCCCGACGATGCTCCAGTAATTGTTAAAGATCCGCCTCCCGGATTTTTAAATAGTACAATGCCTAAGACTGTTACGGAAGGTCGTTACGAAGAGAATGATTTTATCAGCAATCCAGGGCATCGCTATTCCGGAATCTTAGATGAGTTTGTCAGTGCAAACTTATTTGTGAAAGAGTTAATTGGCAGCACCGGATTTTCTGTTGGGAGCAATAATTGGGTCGTAAGCGGCGCCCGTTCCGTTAGCGGTAAACCCATATTGGGTAATGATCCGCACTTAGGCCACGGAGTGCCCAGCACCTGGTACGAAATGCATTTAATAGCCGACAGCTGGGATGTGACGGGTTTTGCGCTGCCAGGATCGCCGTTTATTGTTATAGGCAATAACCGCGATATTGCATGGGGAGTGACTAACGTAATGTGCGATGACGCTGATTTTTATAAAGAAAAAATTAAAGACAGTATGTATCTGATCGACGGAAGATGGGAAAAACTAAAGTGGACAAGTGAGGAAATAGCAATCAAAGACTCAATCTCCATAGTGTATTCAATTCCATTCACACACCGTGGCCCGGTCGTGAATGGCATATATGATATTTCAAATGATCAAACGGACGCAGTTTCTGTTCGATGGCTCGGGCATGATGCGAGCGGAGAAGTCACCGCTTTTTGGAAAATGAATGTGGCGAGGAATTGGCCGGAGTTTCGGGAAGCTTCCAAGACTTACAAGGTACCCGGTTTAAATGTTGTTTATGCCGATAAAGACGGGAACATCGGTTACCAATGCATGTCCGGGATTCCTATTCGGCGAAACGGTAATGGAATTGCAATGTTAGATGGAACGACTAAGTTGAATGATTGGTATGGGACAGTGCCATTCGAGTCTCTACCGTACAGCTTTAATCCGGATGCCGGATATCTGGCATCGGCGAACAATAAAATCACCGGGACATGGACATCGTATTTTGTATCTAACTATTGGGAGCATCCCTCACGGATAAAAAGAATCGATGAATTTCTCAATTCAAAAGCGAAATTCAGCGTTGAAGATATTCAGGTTTTGCAGAAAGATTTCTATTCATTCCATGCAAAGGAAGTGGTTCCCTATATTCTTGAAGCTTGTAAAGATGATTCATTATTCATTTACACAGGATCAAAAGATGCTGTAAATTATCAATACAGTGAGTCGTATCTTTTTCTGAAGCACTGGGATTTGAATATGGCGCACGACAGTCGCGGAGCCGCAATTTTTAATGTTTTTTTTCAAAAATTATTGGCGCATCTCTATAAAGATGAAATAGGTGAGTCATTATTTGAGTCATTCATTAAACTGTCGAATGTACCGACGCGCGTTACGACTCAGCTTTTGATTAACAAATCGTCATTATGGTGGGATGATGTTCGCACGAAGGAAATTGAAAACCGCGATGAAATTATTCGGCAGTCGCTCAGGGATGCAGTGGACTTGCTGAGTGAACGGCTTGGGAGAGAACCCGGCGGCTGGACTTGGGGAAAATTACATAGCCTTACTTTTGAACATCCGCTCGGAAAGCAAAAACCGCTGGATTATTTGTTTAATGTCGGAACGTATTCCATGGGGGGGAACACAACCACGGTCAATAATACGGAGTATCATTATTCGGACCCACAATTCAAGATATTGTTGGGCGCTTCTATGAGAAGAATCGTTAGTATGAATGATCTCTCGCATCCCCTGACCAT